Proteins encoded in a region of the Rickettsia bellii RML369-C genome:
- a CDS encoding IS110 family transposase: MIKYHKHIGIDIGKYNFVVGIEGIKDTKEYENTSFGIFEFINDNKDILANSLTVVETTGGYELELLYSLCERGYVVHRADARKVKNFIRSYGNSAKTDKLDAKALGLYGKERADKLEVFKPESKQNIQLFRLVQRRNDLKQMLVAEKNRLQQANTDKFVKNSCINMIDVLSNQITEITNQVEVIISSDQLLKAKHEILKEINGIGNIVAFELLILLPELGKLTRRQIASLAGLAPKANDSGKYQGYRKVGHGRAGVKLYYSLLLCQPVIARLLV; the protein is encoded by the coding sequence ATGATAAAATATCACAAACATATAGGAATTGATATAGGAAAATATAATTTTGTAGTAGGAATAGAGGGCATAAAAGATACAAAAGAATATGAGAATACAAGTTTCGGTATATTTGAATTTATTAATGATAATAAGGATATTTTAGCAAACTCTCTAACTGTAGTTGAAACAACAGGCGGATATGAACTAGAGTTATTGTATAGCTTATGTGAAAGAGGTTATGTAGTACATAGAGCAGATGCAAGAAAGGTAAAGAATTTTATCAGATCATATGGTAATAGTGCAAAAACAGATAAGTTAGATGCTAAAGCATTAGGATTATATGGTAAGGAGCGAGCAGATAAGCTTGAAGTATTTAAGCCTGAATCAAAACAAAATATACAATTATTTCGGTTAGTACAAAGACGGAATGATTTAAAGCAAATGTTAGTTGCCGAAAAGAATAGATTACAACAAGCAAATACAGATAAGTTTGTTAAAAATAGCTGTATAAATATGATAGATGTTTTAAGTAATCAAATTACAGAGATTACTAATCAGGTAGAAGTGATTATATCATCAGATCAGCTGTTAAAAGCAAAGCATGAGATATTGAAAGAGATAAATGGCATTGGTAATATAGTTGCTTTTGAGTTATTAATATTATTACCGGAGTTAGGGAAGTTAACAAGACGGCAGATTGCTTCTCTTGCAGGGCTTGCTCCAAAAGCTAATGATAGTGGTAAATATCAAGGATATAGAAAGGTAGGACATGGTAGAGCAGGAGTCAAGCTATACTATTCCTTGCTGCTATGTCAGCCCGTAATAGCAAGACTTCTGGTTTAA
- a CDS encoding peptidylprolyl isomerase, which produces MKKLSIVLLSVSMLSSIAFADNSDRVVATYTGGEVRESQIMKEFKPQLNLPSGETIKNFDDFPPQDQDKLIRIYVNNILLKKEVEKSNITSSKEFQEKLENAKNQLAQKELLENYVKSNLTDKMFDDEYNKYVTSLKGKEQIKVAHILVKSEKEANDLKNKLNKGADFAKLAGESSLDKASATNGGVIGYILLNQPGQLVPEFENKAFALKVNEVSTPVKTDYGWHIIKVLEKKPVPIPTKEEAKMTIDNVLAAEILKKYISDLEAKADLKIMLPPAANNEAKK; this is translated from the coding sequence ATGAAAAAACTATCAATTGTACTTTTATCCGTTAGTATGCTTTCTAGTATAGCTTTTGCAGATAACTCAGACAGAGTAGTTGCTACTTACACAGGTGGTGAAGTAAGAGAATCACAAATAATGAAAGAATTTAAACCACAACTTAATCTTCCTTCAGGTGAAACTATCAAAAATTTTGACGATTTCCCACCACAGGATCAAGATAAATTGATAAGAATTTATGTTAATAATATTTTATTAAAGAAAGAAGTTGAGAAATCAAACATTACCTCTTCTAAAGAATTCCAAGAAAAGCTTGAAAATGCAAAAAATCAATTAGCTCAAAAAGAATTATTAGAAAATTATGTAAAATCTAATCTTACTGATAAGATGTTTGATGATGAATATAATAAATATGTAACTAGCCTAAAAGGTAAAGAACAAATAAAAGTTGCTCACATTTTAGTTAAATCTGAAAAAGAAGCTAATGATTTAAAAAATAAATTAAACAAAGGTGCAGATTTTGCTAAACTTGCAGGAGAATCTTCTCTTGATAAAGCTTCTGCTACAAATGGTGGCGTAATCGGTTACATTTTATTAAATCAACCAGGACAGTTAGTGCCTGAGTTTGAAAATAAAGCTTTTGCTTTAAAAGTAAACGAAGTTTCAACACCAGTAAAAACTGACTATGGTTGGCATATCATTAAGGTTCTTGAGAAAAAACCTGTACCTATCCCAACTAAAGAAGAAGCTAAAATGACTATCGATAATGTATTAGCAGCAGAAATACTGAAAAAATATATTAGCGATTTAGAAGCTAAAGCTGATTTAAAAATTATGTTACCTCCAGCTGCAAATAACGAAGCTAAGAAGTAG
- a CDS encoding ribonuclease inhibitor: MFRGQFQTPQEISAAKTSHENLIEFVEKRGLKQRADNLRHHGTMLNLHENQIDDAGAKELAAALKANNHLTMLFLQGNNIGNTGAKYIAEALKANNHLTELYFSNNNINNNGAKFIAKALKDNDSLTHLDLSGNNINKAILETINEYLQRNKTIAEKKAQNLNTEKEVEKKYEEQQKQILSENNEFAETVNKFFHDPTSVSLCYQIITDDFAQLVADKLKINKTITAIDFMGSTISDQGIKIITEALKASTQLKKLDFSGCDLGNQKISVLAEVLQLNTLTHLCLNTNYIGTVGIKAIIEALKENTTITHIDLEQNNIDQQSQIIIEKYLQRNKNIEKTDDKFQKLTDDLNDKISNNATINVNDKTKIAEQLKNIACKAKLLINKVDIEQVTNNLQDLLSKNKITKGNIIDLEDEINAIIDHQNIADDISISGSSGDSSFI, encoded by the coding sequence ATGTTTAGAGGACAGTTTCAAACTCCACAAGAAATATCAGCAGCAAAAACATCACATGAAAATTTAATAGAATTTGTAGAAAAAAGAGGATTAAAGCAAAGAGCAGATAACTTAAGACATCATGGTACTATGCTTAATCTTCATGAGAACCAAATAGACGATGCTGGAGCAAAAGAATTAGCTGCTGCCCTTAAAGCTAATAACCATTTAACTATGCTATTCCTTCAAGGAAACAATATAGGCAATACTGGAGCAAAATACATCGCTGAAGCACTTAAAGCTAATAACCATTTAACTGAGCTTTATTTTTCAAATAACAATATAAACAATAACGGTGCAAAGTTCATCGCTAAAGCACTTAAAGATAATGACTCTCTAACTCATCTTGACCTTTCAGGAAACAACATAAACAAGGCAATATTAGAAACAATTAATGAGTATTTACAAAGAAATAAAACTATAGCAGAGAAAAAAGCACAGAACTTAAATACAGAAAAGGAGGTAGAAAAGAAATATGAAGAACAGCAAAAACAAATACTTTCGGAAAATAACGAATTTGCCGAAACAGTAAATAAATTTTTTCACGATCCTACCTCTGTCAGTCTTTGTTATCAAATAATAACAGATGATTTTGCTCAATTGGTTGCAGATAAATTAAAGATTAACAAGACAATTACCGCTATCGATTTTATGGGTAGCACTATAAGTGACCAAGGTATAAAAATTATTACTGAAGCCCTAAAAGCAAGTACACAACTAAAGAAACTTGATTTTAGCGGATGTGATTTAGGTAATCAAAAAATATCAGTATTAGCCGAAGTTTTACAACTTAATACTCTTACTCATCTTTGCCTTAATACGAATTATATAGGGACTGTAGGAATAAAAGCAATTATTGAAGCTTTAAAAGAAAATACTACCATTACACATATAGATTTAGAGCAAAATAATATAGATCAACAGAGTCAAATTATAATTGAGAAATACTTACAGCGAAATAAAAACATAGAAAAAACGGATGATAAATTTCAAAAGTTAACGGATGACTTAAACGATAAAATATCTAATAATGCTACTATTAATGTTAATGATAAAACTAAAATAGCAGAACAATTAAAGAACATTGCATGTAAAGCTAAGCTTCTAATTAATAAAGTCGATATAGAACAAGTAACAAATAACCTACAAGACCTTTTAAGTAAAAACAAAATTACCAAAGGAAATATTATAGATTTAGAAGATGAGATTAATGCAATAATCGACCACCAAAATATAGCTGACGATATTAGCATTTCAGGGTCAAGTGGTGATAGTAGTTTTATATAG
- the secA gene encoding preprotein translocase subunit SecA, producing the protein MFSILKKIFGTANDRTIKKLFSDIAKINSLEPAIQKLSDEELKNKTVEFKKKLKNGATLDDIAYEAFAVVREASRRVYGMRHFDVQLIGGLVLHRGMITEMRTGEGKTLVATLPAYLNALAEKGVHVVTVNDYLVSRDSASMGKIYNFLGLSVGCIVAGMTDEAKREAYNSDITYATNNELGFDYLRDNMKYSLQERVLRPFNFAIIDEVDSILIDEARTPLVISGPVNDNSELYGKVDKLVRMLNVSDFEKDEKLKTINLTESGISHVESLLSQADIIKPNSGLYDFENLSLVHYVNQALRAHNMFMIDVDYLVRDGKVMIIDEFTGRVMEGRRYSEGLHQALEAKENVKIQNENQTLASITFQNYFRNYPKLSGMTGTAMTEAPELKDIYNLDVVAVPTHNKVTRRDLDDEIYGSKKEKYDAILKLIKDCYDRGQPVLVGTVSIEKSEEISNVLNKNKIPHKVLNAKFHEQEAFIIAQAGRFKAVTIATNMAGRGTDIMLGGNPEMLIEQIDRKSLTNAAYKEKVNEIKAQTAEEKKQVIAAGGLFVIGTERHESRRIDNQLRGRSGRQGDPGNTKFFLSLDDDLMRIFASERISGVLRTLGLKDGEAIHHPMISRSLEKAQQKVEGHNYEIRKNLLRFDDVMNDQRKIIYEQRTEIIKSKDSYDFLSSTTEELAKKIVLTFMPAGSYREDWDIENLSVELHRTFAIKLDQNLISKNDVTEEEVTKIVIQTADSIYKSKEEAYSPDLMHNAVKYILLTTLDQVWKDHLHSLDHLRQGISLRAYAQKDPLSEYKREAFNLFEHMLNNLKELFIQTVYHFHIDLKHIQKEDISLENKKLQNNMHESREDPAFSKYNAGSNLETDLRPVISRINPEDRDPKNPTSWGKVSRNELCPCGSGKKYKYCHGLNE; encoded by the coding sequence ATGTTTTCTATATTGAAAAAAATTTTTGGTACGGCAAATGATCGTACGATAAAAAAACTATTTTCTGACATTGCAAAAATTAATTCGCTTGAACCTGCGATTCAAAAATTATCAGATGAAGAATTAAAAAATAAGACTGTAGAATTTAAGAAAAAACTTAAAAATGGTGCTACTTTAGATGATATAGCATATGAAGCATTTGCGGTAGTTAGAGAGGCTTCGAGAAGAGTATATGGAATGCGTCATTTTGATGTGCAGCTTATAGGTGGTTTGGTATTACACAGAGGAATGATTACCGAGATGCGTACAGGGGAGGGCAAAACCTTAGTTGCAACACTTCCTGCATATTTAAATGCTTTAGCTGAGAAAGGTGTACATGTCGTAACAGTTAATGATTATCTTGTTAGCCGTGATTCCGCTTCCATGGGCAAGATTTATAATTTTTTAGGTTTATCAGTTGGATGTATTGTTGCTGGCATGACAGATGAAGCTAAGCGAGAAGCCTATAATTCTGATATTACATATGCCACAAATAACGAGCTTGGCTTTGATTACTTAAGAGATAATATGAAATATAGCTTGCAGGAGCGAGTACTTCGTCCTTTTAACTTTGCTATTATCGATGAAGTAGATTCGATTTTAATAGATGAAGCAAGAACTCCTTTGGTTATTTCTGGTCCAGTTAATGATAATTCAGAATTATATGGTAAAGTCGATAAGCTTGTACGCATGCTTAATGTAAGTGATTTTGAAAAAGATGAAAAATTAAAAACTATCAATTTAACGGAAAGCGGCATTAGTCATGTAGAATCGCTTTTAAGTCAAGCGGATATTATAAAGCCCAATTCTGGTTTATATGATTTTGAAAATTTAAGCCTAGTACATTACGTTAATCAAGCCCTCAGAGCCCACAACATGTTTATGATCGATGTAGATTATTTAGTACGTGATGGTAAAGTAATGATCATAGATGAGTTTACAGGACGGGTAATGGAAGGGCGTAGATATTCTGAAGGGCTACATCAAGCGTTAGAAGCAAAAGAAAACGTAAAAATCCAAAACGAAAACCAAACGCTTGCATCTATTACCTTCCAAAATTATTTTCGTAATTACCCTAAATTATCAGGCATGACTGGTACAGCTATGACCGAAGCACCAGAGCTAAAAGATATATATAATCTTGATGTAGTAGCAGTACCGACTCATAATAAAGTTACAAGACGTGATCTTGATGACGAAATTTATGGAAGCAAAAAAGAAAAATATGATGCTATTTTAAAGCTAATTAAAGATTGTTATGATCGTGGTCAGCCGGTGCTTGTCGGTACTGTAAGTATAGAAAAGTCAGAAGAAATTTCTAATGTTCTAAATAAAAACAAAATACCGCATAAAGTATTAAATGCTAAATTCCATGAGCAAGAAGCATTTATTATCGCTCAAGCAGGTAGATTTAAAGCAGTAACGATTGCAACTAATATGGCAGGGCGAGGTACTGATATTATGCTTGGCGGTAATCCTGAAATGCTGATAGAGCAGATAGATAGAAAATCTTTAACTAATGCTGCTTATAAAGAAAAAGTAAATGAGATAAAAGCTCAAACAGCTGAAGAGAAAAAGCAAGTAATTGCAGCAGGCGGGTTATTTGTAATAGGTACAGAACGTCATGAAAGCCGTAGAATAGATAATCAACTACGTGGTAGATCAGGTAGGCAAGGTGACCCAGGTAATACTAAATTTTTCTTATCGCTTGATGATGATTTAATGCGTATTTTTGCCTCAGAACGTATTTCAGGAGTGCTTCGGACGCTTGGCTTAAAAGATGGCGAGGCAATACATCATCCAATGATTAGTCGATCACTCGAGAAAGCTCAGCAAAAAGTCGAGGGGCATAACTATGAAATACGTAAAAATTTATTACGTTTTGATGATGTGATGAATGATCAGCGTAAAATAATATATGAGCAAAGAACTGAAATTATTAAATCTAAAGATAGTTATGACTTCTTAAGTAGTACTACTGAGGAATTAGCTAAAAAAATAGTGCTAACTTTTATGCCAGCGGGCTCTTATAGAGAAGATTGGGATATAGAGAATTTAAGCGTAGAACTACACCGCACTTTTGCTATAAAGCTTGATCAAAATCTGATAAGCAAAAATGATGTAACAGAAGAAGAAGTTACAAAAATTGTTATTCAAACAGCGGATAGTATATATAAATCTAAGGAAGAAGCATATAGTCCTGACTTAATGCATAATGCTGTAAAATATATTTTATTAACTACTCTTGATCAGGTTTGGAAAGATCACTTGCATAGCTTGGATCACTTAAGACAAGGTATATCTCTTAGAGCTTATGCCCAAAAAGATCCTTTAAGTGAATATAAAAGAGAGGCATTTAATTTATTTGAGCATATGCTTAATAATTTAAAAGAACTCTTTATTCAAACAGTCTACCACTTCCATATTGACTTAAAGCATATTCAAAAAGAAGATATATCTCTTGAAAATAAAAAGCTGCAAAATAATATGCATGAAAGCCGTGAAGATCCGGCATTTAGTAAGTATAATGCAGGTAGTAACTTAGAAACTGATCTTAGACCTGTCATATCACGCATTAACCCAGAGGATAGAGATCCTAAAAATCCTACAAGCTGGGGCAAGGTATCTAGAAATGAGCTATGCCCTTGTGGTTCAGGTAAGAAATATAAATATTGCCACGGACTAAACGAGTAG
- a CDS encoding gamma-glutamyl-gamma-aminobutyrate hydrolase family protein: MNRKPIIGITPDLAQNCEKYSYAAFPWYALRKNYTDAIIEAGGVPMLLPYQAETIDHLMDFIDGVILPGGDEDIHPKFYEPEYAEDVVISNEERDNFEILILKKSLEKNIPVLGICRGMQLINVVLGGTLIKHIPDYIEETKQPIIINHTQPHPKDIVSHAISIKPNTKLARMANNKLDTMVNSTHHQAIKQIGNNLIISAKAEDGIIEAIESTSHKFLIGVQWHPEYVNDNGIDLTLFKELIKASTIQ, from the coding sequence ATGAATAGAAAACCTATAATAGGAATTACTCCTGATTTAGCTCAAAATTGTGAGAAATATAGCTATGCCGCTTTTCCTTGGTATGCATTACGTAAGAATTATACCGATGCAATAATCGAAGCCGGCGGCGTCCCTATGTTACTGCCATACCAAGCTGAAACAATAGATCATCTCATGGATTTTATTGATGGTGTTATATTACCTGGCGGTGATGAAGATATACACCCTAAATTTTATGAGCCTGAATATGCTGAAGATGTAGTAATTTCTAATGAAGAGCGTGATAATTTTGAAATATTAATTTTAAAGAAATCGTTAGAAAAAAATATACCTGTTTTAGGAATATGCCGAGGAATGCAACTAATAAATGTTGTTCTAGGTGGCACTCTTATTAAGCATATTCCAGATTATATTGAAGAGACAAAACAGCCTATAATCATAAACCATACCCAGCCTCATCCTAAAGATATAGTCTCGCATGCAATTAGTATAAAGCCAAATACTAAGCTTGCTAGAATGGCAAATAATAAGCTGGACACAATGGTTAATTCAACTCACCATCAAGCTATTAAACAAATTGGTAATAATCTTATTATATCAGCAAAAGCAGAAGACGGGATTATAGAAGCAATAGAATCAACAAGCCATAAATTTCTTATCGGCGTACAGTGGCATCCTGAATATGTCAATGATAATGGCATAGACTTGACTTTATTTAAGGAACTAATCAAAGCTAGCACTATACAATAA